The sequence TGGCTTACAACTCCAATTTCGACGTCGATGCCGTGATGGGTGTCCTTGGGACGATCGGTGAGCGGTTCCAGGATGGAACCCCCGAGGACGAAGCCCTGAGGATCGCCGCAGTGGCGCTGCTCTACGTCCGCGAGAACGGGAAGTTGGAGGACTACCGGGAGTACTTCCGGTAGTTCTTCATCCCTGCCTCAGCGTCCATTGTCGTGGCCCAGTCGTTCTCCACGATGGAGGAGGCTGAAGCCTGGCTCGCCCAGGGACTGGGGCAGGAGGGCGACCTGGTTCGTGTCGCGGGAAAGGGCTTCCGGGTCATTCCTCGCAGGACGGGTGGCGGGCTGATGTTTCTCCGCACGCCCCTTCCCGAAGAAATGGAGCCTTGACCACGGTTCACATCAGCGCAGCGCGAACCGCTTCCTGTAGGAGCCCGGAGACAGTCCGGTGCGAGCCTTGAAGCGGCGGCGGAACGACGTGGTGTCGGCGTAGCCGACGGACTGGGAGATGTCCTCCACGGTTCGGGGAGTGGTCTCCAGGAGTCGCCGGGCGGCCTCGATGCGCAGGCGCTGGACATAGTCCAGGGGCGTATCGCCGGTGGCCTTGCGGAACCGACGCAGCAGCGTGCGTTCGCCCAGGCTCGCGGCCCCGGCCGCTCCCGCCAGGGTCACCGGCTCCGAGAGGTGGGCCTCCAGCCACTCCTGGGCGCGCAGCACGGCGGTGTCGCCGTGGTCGCGAGGCGTGGCGTGCACTGTGTCGGGGGCGAGGAACCGACGGCCGGGTTCCACCAGGAGCATCCTGGCGCAAAGCGCGGCCAGCTCCGCGGAGACCTGCTTCGCGATCAGGTGCAGGCAGAGGTCCATGCAGGCGGTGATTCCGCCCGTGGTGAGCACGTCGCCATGGTCCACCAGGAGCAATTCCGGCTTGAGCGCCACGCGGGGATAGCGGGTCGCGAAGTCCCGGGCCAGCCCCCAGTGGGTGGTGGCCTCCCGGCCCTCCAGGAGCCCCGCCTCGGCGAGCAGGAAGGCGCCCGCGCACACCGCCGCGAGCTTCGCGCCTCGCGTGTGCTGTCCCGCCAGCCAGTCCGTGGTGGAGCGCTTCGCCACGCGTTGCTCCAGGTCGCCCACGAGCGCGGGGATGATGACGACGTCGAAGCGTTCCGTCGGGGCCGGCACTCGCGCGGCGCCCAGCATCAGGCCATGGAAGCTGCGCACGGGGCCGGCGAGGGGCGCCACCAGTTCCGTCGTGAAGGGTTCTCCACCGCCCTGGTCCCGGCTCAGGCGGTTGGCCATGGCGAACACGTCCAGCGGGCCCGCGACGCTGGAGGCCACGCAGCCCTCCAGGGCCAGCACCGCGACACGAATCGACGAGGACCCGGCAGGCATGCGCGTTTGTCGGTTTCCGCCCCGGATTTGTCAATCCGGACACTCCCGCCAGGGCGCGGGCCCGCGTATTCGACGTGGCGACGCATCAAGACCCGAATGAAGGAGGACGTCCGTGGAGAACACCGCACTGCTGCTCATCGACATCCAGAATGACTATTTCCCCGAGGGACGGTTCGAACTGGATCGCTGCGATGCCGCGGCCACCCAGGCCCGGGCGGCCCTGGACTTCTTCCGGGAGCGCGGCCTTCCGGTCATCCACGTGCGCCACGAATCCCCGCAGCCAGGCGCCACCTTCTTCCTGCCGGGGACCCCGGGCGCGGAGATTCATCCTCGAGTCGCGCCTCGACCGGGTGAAGCGGTGGTGCTCAAGCACTTCCCCAACAGCTTCCGCGAGACGGACCTCCAGGAGCGCCTGCGGACCCTGGAGGTGAAGCACCTGGTGGTCGTGGGAATGATGACCCTCATGTGCGTGGATGCCACGGTGCGGGCCGCAGCGGACCTGGGCTACACGGTCACCGTGCTGGGGGATGCGTGCGCGGCCCGGAGCCTGGAGTTCCAGGGCCAGAGCGTGCCCGCGCCCCAGGTCCATGCCGCGTTCCTGGCGGCGTTGGGGATGGGCTACGCCAGGGTCCTGCCGACCGCCGACTTCCTGGCCCAGGCCGGACGCTGACCGAAGGGGTCGAGCAGAGCCGCCTCGACCCCCACGGGCCCGCCGACTGCTACTGGCCCAGGAGTTCGTACGGCCTGAGCGTCACCACCGCGTTGCCGCGTGCACCGCTGTAGTTGGTGTAGGTGTGGTTCTTCTCCAGGGTGTAGAACGAATCGACGTAGTCGTCGTCGTTGGTGAACCATTCACCCGGCATGCGATCCACCAGCCCGCTGCCCAGGGACACCAGGGCGCCGATCTCCGGCTGGCCCACGGCGGTCAGGATCTGGCTCGCGACATTGAACAGGTAGCTCACCAGCTCCTGGTAGCTGGTGTTGTCGTCGTGCTCCATGAGGATGACGTTCGCCGCCGCCCAGCGGTAGCGCTCCCAGAAGATCAGGACCTGGTTCGGGGAGTAGGTCCTCCC is a genomic window of Corallococcus exiguus containing:
- a CDS encoding GlxA family transcriptional regulator; amino-acid sequence: MPAGSSSIRVAVLALEGCVASSVAGPLDVFAMANRLSRDQGGGEPFTTELVAPLAGPVRSFHGLMLGAARVPAPTERFDVVIIPALVGDLEQRVAKRSTTDWLAGQHTRGAKLAAVCAGAFLLAEAGLLEGREATTHWGLARDFATRYPRVALKPELLLVDHGDVLTTGGITACMDLCLHLIAKQVSAELAALCARMLLVEPGRRFLAPDTVHATPRDHGDTAVLRAQEWLEAHLSEPVTLAGAAGAASLGERTLLRRFRKATGDTPLDYVQRLRIEAARRLLETTPRTVEDISQSVGYADTTSFRRRFKARTGLSPGSYRKRFALR
- a CDS encoding cysteine hydrolase family protein; the encoded protein is MENTALLLIDIQNDYFPEGRFELDRCDAAATQARAALDFFRERGLPVIHVRHESPQPGATFFLPGTPGAEIHPRVAPRPGEAVVLKHFPNSFRETDLQERLRTLEVKHLVVVGMMTLMCVDATVRAAADLGYTVTVLGDACAARSLEFQGQSVPAPQVHAAFLAALGMGYARVLPTADFLAQAGR